A single genomic interval of Pelodiscus sinensis isolate JC-2024 chromosome 28, ASM4963464v1, whole genome shotgun sequence harbors:
- the LOC102448244 gene encoding interleukin-1 beta (The RefSeq protein has 1 substitution compared to this genomic sequence), which produces MAAVPDMQESLEFCSVSDEQFYEVDQPYLGKSLARCPRSCTLSRSCSACDMGIQLKYTEKTSLRTFRRSVVLLVALEKMKKPKATLFSDNDLSSILDAVFETVSFESHSVTYAVNSIYRYLRSISCEIRDTDQKCFKLEAPAQLVAMHLQGPNIQHQVRLNMALYRPKSGTRVQVSTSFPVALGIKGTSLYLSCVHNGQQPTLQLEEADLLKDVRGPELERFIFYKVESGDTTQFESAAHRGWYICTSPESNQPVAVTNRVGEVFITNYLLTQAKH; this is translated from the exons ATGGCAGCTGTCCCCGACATGCAGGAGTCGCTGGAGTTCTGCAG CGTGAGCGATGAGCAGTTCTACGAAGTCGACCAGCCCTACCTGGGGAAG AGCCTTGCCCGGTGCCCGAGGTCCTGCACCCTCTCCCGGAGCTGCTCCGCCTGCGACATGGGCATCCAGCTGAAGTACACGGAGAAGACCTCTCTCCGGACCTTCCGCCGGTCCGTGGTGCTGCTGGTCGCCCTGGAGAAGATGAAGAAGCCGAAAGCGACGCTCTTCTCGGACAATGACTTGAGCAGCATCTTGGACGCCGTCTTCG AGACCGTCTCGTTCGAGAGCCACAGCGTCACCTACGCGGTGAATTCCATCTACCGCTACCTCCGCTCCATCTCCTGCGAGATCCGGGACACTGACCAGAAGTGCTTCAAGCTGGAGGCGCCGGCCCAGCTGGTGGCAATGCATCTGCAAGGCCCCAACATCCAACACCAAG TGAGGCTGAACATGGCTCTCTACAGACCCAAAAGCGGCACCAGAGTCCAGGTCTCCACGAGCTTCCCGGTGGCGCTGGGCATCAAGGGGACGAGTCTCTACCTGTCCTGTGTGCACAACGGCCAGCAGCCCATGCTGCAGCTGGAG GAGGCCGATCTCCTGAAGGACGTCAGAGGCCCCGAGCTGGAGCGTTTCATCTTCTACAAGGTGGAGAGCGGGGACACCACCCAGTTTGAGTCGGCCGCGCACCGGGGCTGGTACATCTGCACCTCCCCCGAGAGCAACCAGCCCGTCGCCGTCACCAACCGCGTGGGGGAGGTGTTCATCACCAACTACCTGCTCACGCAGGCCAAGCACTGA